In Thermomicrobiales bacterium, the sequence GGGTCAGCCGGTGGCGCCCAACAAGGGATTGCGTCCTGAACGCAAGGTGCTCCATGGGGACTACTGCACGCTCGAGCCGCTCGACCCCGCGCGCCACGCCAGCGATCTGTTTGCCGCGTCGCACGGGCAGCCGGGCCAGGAACATATTTGGGACTACCTTCCCGCAGGGCCGTTTGCTGACTTCCCGTCGTTCAATCAGTGGATTGCCGGTTGCGCGGCGTCGACCGATCCGCTGTTCTACGCCATCCGCGACCGCAAGACCGGTCGCACGACCGGAATGGCCAGCTACCTCAATATCCATCCCGTGCCGGGAACGATCGAGATCGGGCACATCATGTTCGGTTCGCCGCTACAGAAGACACCGGCGGCCACCGAGGCCATCTATCTGCTGATGGACTACGCCCTGACCGAGCTTGGCTACCGACGGCTGGAGTGGAAATGCAATGCGCTCAACGCTCCTTCGCGCAAGGCGGCCAATCGGCTCGGCTTCCGCTATGAGGGAACGTTCTACCAACATCTCATCGTCAAGGGACACAACCGGGACACGGCCTGGTACTCGATCCTGGATAGCGAATGGCCGCGCTTGCGCCCGAA encodes:
- a CDS encoding GNAT family protein → MSATHEQDRMRDWPPSGQPVAPNKGLRPERKVLHGDYCTLEPLDPARHASDLFAASHGQPGQEHIWDYLPAGPFADFPSFNQWIAGCAASTDPLFYAIRDRKTGRTTGMASYLNIHPVPGTIEIGHIMFGSPLQKTPAATEAIYLLMDYALTELGYRRLEWKCNALNAPSRKAANRLGFRYEGTFYQHLIVKGHNRDTAWYSILDSEWPRLRPNFEQWLSPENFDESGRQKVQLSELNRPVEE